Proteins encoded within one genomic window of Bradyrhizobium sp. AZCC 1719:
- the sugE gene encoding quaternary ammonium compound efflux SMR transporter SugE — protein sequence MAWIVLFVAGLMEIGWAIGLKYTEGFTRLVPSVLTLACMAGSIVLLGLALKALPIGTAYAIWTGIGAVGTAILGIALFGEPATAARLACIGLIVAGIVGLKLVT from the coding sequence ATGGCGTGGATCGTATTGTTCGTCGCCGGGCTCATGGAAATAGGCTGGGCGATCGGCCTCAAATATACCGAGGGTTTCACGCGACTTGTTCCATCCGTCCTGACGCTCGCCTGCATGGCAGGCAGCATCGTCCTGCTCGGCCTTGCCTTGAAAGCGCTGCCGATCGGAACCGCCTATGCCATATGGACCGGCATCGGTGCGGTCGGAACGGCAATCCTTGGTATCGCCCTGTTCGGCGAACCTGCGACCGCGGCTCGCCTCGCCTGCATCGGACTGATCGTGGCCGGCATTGTCGGGCTCAAGCTGGTCACCTGA
- a CDS encoding inorganic phosphate transporter: MDATLAFPILVFLIGVALLFDFLNGLHDAANSIATIVSTRVLRPHYAVAWAAFFNFIAFLVFGLHVANTIGKGIIEPDVVDATVIFAALVGAIVWNLITWGLGIPSSSSHALIGGLVGAGVAKAGISAAVWSGLSKTLLAIVLSPLVGFLLALVLVAIVSWLSVRSTPFAVDRAFRILQFVSASLYSLGHGGNDAQKTMGIIAVLLYSQGHLGADFAIPFWVVISCQAAMGLGTLMGGWRIVRTMGLRITKLTPMQGFCAETGGAATLFMATYLGVPVSTTHTITGSIVGVGAARRVSAVRWNVASSIVYAWVITIPASGFVAALTYWAVLLLR, encoded by the coding sequence GTGGACGCCACCCTGGCTTTTCCAATTCTGGTCTTCTTGATTGGCGTCGCGCTGTTGTTCGATTTCCTCAACGGTCTGCACGACGCCGCCAACTCGATCGCCACGATCGTATCGACCCGCGTGCTGCGGCCGCATTATGCGGTGGCTTGGGCGGCGTTCTTCAATTTCATTGCCTTCCTGGTCTTTGGCCTGCACGTTGCCAATACCATCGGCAAGGGGATCATCGAGCCCGATGTCGTGGACGCGACCGTCATCTTCGCTGCGCTGGTCGGCGCGATTGTCTGGAACCTGATCACCTGGGGGCTCGGCATTCCATCGTCGAGTTCGCACGCGTTGATCGGCGGACTGGTCGGCGCCGGCGTGGCGAAGGCCGGGATTTCGGCCGCGGTCTGGAGCGGGCTGTCCAAGACGCTCCTGGCGATCGTGTTGTCGCCGCTGGTCGGATTCCTGCTGGCGCTGGTGCTGGTCGCGATCGTGTCCTGGCTGTCGGTGCGCTCGACGCCGTTTGCGGTCGATCGCGCGTTCCGCATCCTGCAATTCGTCTCGGCCTCGCTCTATTCGCTCGGCCATGGCGGCAACGACGCGCAAAAGACCATGGGCATCATCGCGGTGCTTTTGTATTCGCAGGGCCACCTCGGGGCAGATTTCGCGATTCCCTTCTGGGTCGTGATTTCCTGCCAGGCGGCGATGGGGCTCGGCACATTGATGGGAGGCTGGCGGATCGTCCGCACCATGGGATTGCGGATCACGAAATTGACGCCGATGCAGGGCTTTTGCGCCGAAACCGGTGGAGCTGCGACCCTGTTCATGGCGACCTATCTCGGGGTTCCCGTATCCACGACCCACACCATTACCGGCTCCATTGTCGGCGTCGGCGCGGCGCGGCGGGTCTCTGCGGTGCGCTGGAACGTGGCGAGCTCGATCGTCTACGCCTGGGTAATCACCATTCCGGCTTCAGGGTTCGTCGCGGCGCTGACCTATTGGGCGGTGCTGTTGCTGCGCTGA
- a CDS encoding DUF47 domain-containing protein has protein sequence MLRWFRAFLPKEERFFDLFARHAQTVVQGALALQDMMRGGEETPVFCQRVNQFEHDADGITREVLTAVRRTFITPFDRGDIKNLITSMDDAIDQMQQTAKAVVLFEVRTFEPPMREIATLLVECANLVSRALPLMKSIGSNVAMLTAITEEIGKLEGRIDDLHDIGLKELFLKHRNGNSMDFVVGAEIYKHLEKVSDRFDDVANEINSIVIEQV, from the coding sequence ATGCTGCGCTGGTTTCGTGCCTTTTTGCCCAAGGAGGAGCGGTTTTTTGACTTATTTGCCCGCCACGCCCAGACGGTCGTGCAGGGCGCGCTGGCGTTGCAGGACATGATGCGCGGCGGCGAGGAGACGCCGGTATTCTGCCAGCGAGTCAATCAGTTCGAACACGACGCCGACGGCATCACCCGCGAGGTCCTGACCGCGGTCCGCCGCACCTTCATTACCCCGTTCGACCGCGGCGACATCAAGAATCTGATCACGTCGATGGACGACGCGATCGACCAGATGCAGCAGACCGCGAAGGCGGTGGTGCTGTTCGAGGTCCGAACGTTCGAGCCTCCGATGCGCGAAATAGCCACGCTGTTGGTCGAGTGCGCCAATCTGGTCAGCCGCGCGCTTCCCCTGATGAAGTCGATCGGGAGTAACGTCGCGATGCTGACCGCCATTACCGAGGAAATCGGAAAGCTGGAGGGTCGTATCGACGATCTCCACGACATCGGGTTGAAGGAGCTGTTTCTCAAGCATCGCAACGGCAATTCGATGGATTTCGTCGTCGGCGCCGAGATCTACAAGCATCTCGAAAAGGTGTCCGATCGCTTCGACGACGTCGCCAACGAGATCAACTCGATCGTGATCGAACAGGTATAG